The nucleotide sequence GGATACTGTGGAATCTGATGATAATGCTCCAGAGATGGAACATGAGCATGGGAGCTGGGGCTGGGTTTTGATGGTGTTTCAGGTGGTCAGACTGGGGATCTAATGGAAGTAAGTGATGAGGATGCAGAGGGTTCTGAAGATGATAATGGGAGTGAAGAGGAAGGTGACGATGACAATTCAGAAGATGCAAATATGAATGAGTGCTCAGATGGACTAGTAAATGGGGTTGGAAATGAAGATCTAGGCACAGAATATGCTACTTCAGAAGATTATAGTGATTGAAATACGAACATTAGTAAGTGGGTTATTGGGTTATTCACTGAAGCATTGGCGGCGGCTCTAATTTGTCATATACATTTTTTAGACGATGCAAACTTCACCAGTAATTTGCCTTGTACATATTTAGAGGGACATGGTATATCTATTTCCCCTTTGCTTTTTCCAATCGGCAGGGGGAGAAAGCACCAGAAAGCCGTGAAGAAGAAACTTTTAGATAAATAGATGATTTGCTTTGTAATTCTTTACTTGGAATGAGGGTTGAATTGTAGTATCCCATCCTTCTCATGATTGTACCAAGGggggtaaaaaagaaaaaagaaagaatagagGAGCCCTATAGAGACCccaccttttctttttaaactacATTCTCGATTGTATTACTATAAAGTGAAAGATGAAATTTTCATGAAGTTATGGTGCAAATAATATGATTATCTCAGCTGTCACATTAGGCACTCTGTTGAGGAACACATGAAATGGTTTCCAGTCCCAGGAACACTGATTTGCAAGAGACTTTTCCTGGTGCCTTAACACTTCCTGATGAACATCAAACCTAAATTGTTTATAGAGCAAAAACCTATTCAGAGACTGGATTATACGAAAATCTTCTGATCTTCCATTCAACTATAACGCTACAATCACTATTCTAGCAATTCAAAACTGAAATTTTACTCACTATTGTCTTTTACtccaaattttattcatttgagTTACAAATGCATTGGGTACGTCTGGCCATGCAcactatttcaaaaaaaaaaaaaaaaagacaaatatccAGTAGCTCTTTTAAATCATACAGTCGCACATCATTAGCCATAATCCGATTTAAGAACCCAATAGTTTCTTGATTCCGGACTTCTGCTCTGCAGTTAACCTTGTTGGAAACTTGATGTTGAACTTGATTCTTAGGTTGCCCCTCTTTGAGGGTTCTTTTGGTATGGGCATGCCTTCCTTTGGAACAACTTCCTCATAATTGGGGTGAATGGGATTGTTGATGGGAATGCTGAGGCTCCTCCCGTCTAGTGTAGTGAGATGGACGGTATAGCCTGTCAGTGCTTCCGCTAGCGTTATCTTCTGTGTCACAACCAGGTCATTACCCTCCCTTGTGAATTTGCTGTGCGGTTTTTCATCGATTATGAAAACCAGATCCGCTGGAATGACATTGGGTTGCTCATTTCCTTTCTCCGGGAAGGTGATTTTTGTTCCCTTTTTCCACCCTGGCTTGATTTCTATGGTCAGAATTTCCTCCACTGGTATAGTTTTCCTGTTAAAGGACCCCACATAAGACAAAAAAAGGACAGATCTCAGGAAATCGAACAATGCCCATCTAATAAAATACAACGATCAAGACCACTTTTTACCTAGAGAAATGTAGCCAATATAtatgaattgaagaaaaatttactTACCCACTTGCATCCATTATTTCCCTTGAAATCTTCATCTTTTTGGTAGTTCCCTTGTAAAGATCTTCGAGGCTACAAGGTAGTGTATTTTCAATAGGAGGCGCCTTGCGAGGACCTTGACTCATTGGCCTGCTATCCCCAAATGAACTGAAGATATCATCCCCAAACATTCCACTGGAAAACCTGGAACCCCTCATGCCACCGCCTCCAGTCCCACCCATTCCTCCAAATGGGCTTGAATACCCAAAGAACTCCGCGAATATGTCGTTGGCATTTCTCGGGTTGAATCTGAACATTGTTGGCCCATCTCCCGTTTGGAAGTAGGTGGCTCCACCAGGAACCCC is from Vitis riparia cultivar Riparia Gloire de Montpellier isolate 1030 chromosome 10, EGFV_Vit.rip_1.0, whole genome shotgun sequence and encodes:
- the LOC117922995 gene encoding dnaJ homolog subfamily B member 13-like, yielding MGVDYYKILQVDKSSKDEDLKKAYRKLAMKWHPDKNPNNKKEAEAKFKQISEAYEVLSDPQKRAVYDQYGEEGLKGQVPPPDAGVPGGATYFQTGDGPTMFRFNPRNANDIFAEFFGYSSPFGGMGGTGGGGMRGSRFSSGMFGDDIFSSFGDSRPMSQGPRKAPPIENTLPCSLEDLYKGTTKKMKISREIMDASGKTIPVEEILTIEIKPGWKKGTKITFPEKGNEQPNVIPADLVFIIDEKPHSKFTREGNDLVVTQKITLAEALTGYTVHLTTLDGRSLSIPINNPIHPNYEEVVPKEGMPIPKEPSKRGNLRIKFNIKFPTRLTAEQKSGIKKLLGS